Within Blastocatellia bacterium, the genomic segment TCTCTTGATCTGACTGCCGGTCTGACCCTCTTAGGAGCCGCTCAAGGGCTCTTATTGGCCTTGGCGCTTTTGGGCCTTAAAAAAGCCGACCGCACCGCCACCCGCCTGCTTGCTGCTTTCATGCTGGTTAGCGCAATAAGCATGGGCGGCAGCTTGCTGGTCAGCACAAAATACATCTTCAGCTACCCTCATCTTACGCAGGTCTCCGCGCCTTTCCATTTTCTTTTCGGGCCGATCATCTTCCTTTACGTCAGGGGCGCAACCTCAAGAGGATCGCGCCTTCGGAAGCGAGAGCTTCTACATCTCGTGCCGTTCGCCTTGTGCGCCGCCTATTACCTGCCGCTTTATCTTCAAAGCCGTGCAGGTAAGCTTGATTACCTGCACGCCGCGTTTCAAAACTATCCGCCCGCCGAATGGCGTATCCGGTCGCTGCTCCTGGTTTTCCAGTTCCTTCCCTACCTTGCCTTGGCGCTTTTCATGTTTTTTGCGCATGCTCGAAAGGTGCAGATTGAGCCTGCCGCCGGCAGGCTCAATCTGCTCTGGCTGCGGACTTTCATCGTCATGATTTTGATCATTTGCGGGGCCGGTCTCTTCCGTCTCGTCTTTGATTTTCGCGCCGAGACCATGCTCCTCGTCCCCTTGTGTTTTTCAATCATGGTATATGTGGCGGGCTACATGGCGCTCAGACACCCGGAGGCCCTGGCGGGGCGGAACGAAGCGCCGCCCCCGAAGAAGTACGAGAAATCAACCCTTACGCCGGAAAGGGCCGAAGCCTATTTGAAGAAATTGCTTCATGTAATGGAAACCGAGAGCCTTTATCGAGATGGCGACTTGACGCTGCAAAAACTTTCCGAGAGGTTGTCAATACCGATCAATCATCTCTCGCAAATCATTAACGAACGGTTAGGGCAAACCTTCATTGACTTCATCAGCTCGTACCGCGTGAAGGAGGCCCAGAAGATGTTGGCTGATCCGGCAAAAAAACATTACACGGTCATCGCCATCGCCGAGGAGGTCGGCTTTAACTCGAAATCGGCCTTCAATGCCGTGTTCAAGAAACAGGTTAATATGACCCCTTCCGAATACAGGAAGAGCGCCAGCAGTAAAGGCTGACGCAAGCGTTTCCAGATTCCCATCCTGTCGCTGACCCGCTCCAGCTTTCTTCTGACCGGTAATAGTGCGCCTGCACCATACGATGGAGCGTCCTGACTGCCCATTCAGGACGACGCTGCTGGAAAACCGGATAATATGGCGGTTGTACGCTCATCTACCAGCGTCCCAAGAAAGCCTGAAAGGTAAACCTGCTGCCGAAAATCGTTTGCTACTCAAGTTGAGTTCAGACGCCATCTGCCAGCAAGTGTATTGAAAGTACGAAAGGAATTTGCCATCAAATGAAAAGCTCAATCGCGCTCTCGTTAGTCACGGCCATGATCATTTTGATGAATCTGGCACCCACGCCTGCCCTGGCGTTTCGCCAAGAACCTGTATCCGACACGCCTGCGGCTACGGTTGTTTTCTCGCTGCCCCAAGCACCTGAGGCGGGTAAGTTCACGCTTTATGAGCAGAATGGGGCGGCCGCATGCCGCGAGGCAACGGCTGAAGAGGCGGGAGTGTTTCAGCACGCCCCCGGAGTCACGCTGCACCCGATCTCTCACGCCAATTCGTATGCGGTGTCGGAGAAAGAGTCGGGGCTAAAGATCATCCTGCGGGCGACCGCTCAATTGGAAAGGTTCCCCGAAGCAAAGGCGGCATTTTTGAAATCGGCTGCCGTCTGGGAAGAGAAGATTCAATCGCCGATCACGATTGTCATCGATGTTGACTTCGGCCCGACCTATTTCGGCCACACCTGGCCGCAATTCTCGCTGGGAAGTTCGAGCGCGCAGGAACTGGTCAGCCCTAACGTCTACGAGACGGCCAGAGCGCGGTTGATTGCCTCGGCGACCGACGAGCAGCAGTTGGCCGTTTACAACGCTCTGCCGACGGGTGCGATC encodes:
- a CDS encoding helix-turn-helix transcriptional regulator — its product is MEPSLDLTAGLTLLGAAQGLLLALALLGLKKADRTATRLLAAFMLVSAISMGGSLLVSTKYIFSYPHLTQVSAPFHFLFGPIIFLYVRGATSRGSRLRKRELLHLVPFALCAAYYLPLYLQSRAGKLDYLHAAFQNYPPAEWRIRSLLLVFQFLPYLALALFMFFAHARKVQIEPAAGRLNLLWLRTFIVMILIICGAGLFRLVFDFRAETMLLVPLCFSIMVYVAGYMALRHPEALAGRNEAPPPKKYEKSTLTPERAEAYLKKLLHVMETESLYRDGDLTLQKLSERLSIPINHLSQIINERLGQTFIDFISSYRVKEAQKMLADPAKKHYTVIAIAEEVGFNSKSAFNAVFKKQVNMTPSEYRKSASSKG